DNA sequence from the Lycium barbarum isolate Lr01 chromosome 5, ASM1917538v2, whole genome shotgun sequence genome:
ACATTAGATTTTGTTATTTGTATGTAGTCTTACCTTGCATTTATACAAGAGACATTTTTCACATCTTGAACCCGTGACGAAGAAGTCATTGGCGACAGGTCTTAATGTCAACCGAGGCTCTCCTTCTCCACTatatatttataatgtctaaGTTATTGAGTTAGATTTAAAGAATTTAAAATGTCTTTGGGTACGTTATAAGTTTGTCAAACAAAGTTATAAACATAGTTTGGTTTATCTACGTGTTTGGAAAACATTCAAATTGTTTATGAGTCATCAACCGAGAGCTGCAATTTTATTACCCCTAACTTATGAATTTCAACTCATAAGCACGTTTAGTTTGATCAAGatttttattattattgagcTTTAAAGACACTGAGTGGTAGGCTTTAAAGATGAAGTGTGAATTGAGAATGGAGGGAAATTAAATTTGAAAAAGTAACTTTTTTCAAGTGAGTTTTCTCTCACATTGGAGGTGGAAAGCAACATTTGTATGCTTACATGTAGAAGCATATCTTCTAACTcataaagagttgagaagagggACTCTCTTGCACTTTCGTCGTTGCTCGGCTTGGATTTGAAttcggtcaaatgatctgattaattaataatctttttggaccaaattttttttctattttcattATTTAATGTCCTTTTTCCCAATATTAATTCGCGcataataatttaatttaatattCGCGAAATTTTTTTGTTCCCAAGCTTCGGCTCATGTCACACACTGAAAATCACGAAACTTTACTCTCTGAAAAACAATCTTTTTCATCCCCTCTTTTGTGCATTTTTTTCAAAGACTTATAGGTGTCGTGTGATTTACTGTCTTTTGTTGAGTTCGCTGAAGTTCTGCAATTTCGATTGTCAGTATTGCAGAATAGAGTTTCGTTCTATTCTGGGAGAAATTAATTCAAACCTTAGGCAATTATAAGAGCGTTAAATTCCTTAAAGAAACACAGTTTTCTATGGGCCCGAACCTTTTGTTTTAAACGTTTTTTGTTTTTAGTCTATACTTTGATTACAGAGATAACAATTATCTTGTCCTAAATGTATTTTTCTAGTTCACAAAATTCCAAAACAATACTCCTAATTTCCTCTCCGTCATCGTTCACTCTTTTTCTTACAAGTTActtttaaatttataattttttttgaaaaatatcaaGGGGTATTTTGGTTAATTTATCAAAAGAACTACTTATCATCGTTTTTACTAAGCACATCAAAGACTTGTTTTCAATTTCAGACTTATTTACAAAATCAATTTTAATACTTAAAATGAGAAGAAAATTCGAGAAGGATTTAATTTTTCAGCAGTTGTATTGATCCTAATATTATTTGTCAATGGAGGTATGAGCATTTTAGCAAACAAGTGCTGCCACTTGATTTACAAGACTTCTCTTGTAATTTTAGAAGCATCTATTATATTTCTTTTTTATGTTCTCTTTTAATTTGTTACCAGCCTTATTTTCCTGATTGTTGTTTTAGGTCTTCTTGTTATTTATACTCTAATTAGGtgcgaaaaaaagaaaaaaaatagaattcTTCGCACCTCCTCTTGTACCAAAAAACAAGTTCAGAACATAGTGATAATGACAACCAATTTCTAGAGGTATTGAAAATTTAGACTGGCTCATAGAAACCAACCACAACAAGATACCGATTGTAATTCCACAACTGACATTTAGGGCTTAGAAAAATCACTGTTTCTGTTTACTTATTTGTTTTGCTAACAAAAAAGTCATTCTTAACTACGGGCAAATCTAGCTTATAAGTTATGGGTTCACGTGATACAATAATTTTTTTCTAGACTCTGTATATATATTTAGAAATCTATCGAATATTTATGAACATTTAATTGTAAAccccattattattattattatatattcaTCTTCAGTGCCAAGCCACCTCTTAGCCATCAGATGCTTCCACATTTTTTCATAGAAATTTTTGTGGTCTTATTTCACATATAATTATAAACAAATATGGAATCctcactttattttattttttatttttctattttcaCAGATAATGTATTAGCTTGACTAAGGAAACAACTCGGAAGGTGTTGAAGAGGTTGGCACTATGGTTTTTTCAGTTGTGACCATATCATCATGTCCCACATAAATTCTTTTTTCAGTTGAATATATTTGTCTTCTAGAGAATATGAGCTTGTTTTTCCATCttgttattttttttcttaaaatagcAATAATCATGTTTGAATGTATAGTCCATGTTGACTAACTATTTTATAGATCTAAGTATGCATGCACCTTTAACGCTTAAACCACTTCAGTTCATCAAAATGACTTCCAATGGGACATTACAGTCAAATTGCTTATTCTATTAAAGCTACATTTTTCTGGCTAATAATTTCTAATGTTGAAATTTATGTCGAGGAAAAGATTATTTCATGGGGTGTAATGTTGCAGAAGTTTACAATTTTCAATTTCTCTAACCCATATCATTAATAAGTAGGTAATTTGAAATTTGGTTTTGATGTTTGAGTAACAACATATTACTTAAAGTAGCTCGGGTGCGTGGCCCAGTGGTTAATAAGTGGGTTAAAGTAATGAGGTCTCAGTTCAAATGGTGGACCATATAGACCAAATTTGTTACGATTCAAGTTCATGGCACGTATTGTCCACTTTGATTTTAGGCCTGCATGAATTTGTCTTTTAGGCTATGTCACGTCGAGCCTCAAAAGTGCGCCTATCATGTAAATTTGAGTTATGCCTTATAAAACTCTTCACTTTCCTATCTGATTTTAATGTGAAATTCGCCTAAAATATCATGTGTAGTGTACCTCATTTTTATATGCTTGTCAGCCTAGATCTAAGCTTGTCACTGCCTACTAGCAGATAACAAGTATCCCATAAAATTAATTAGATTGTGCACAACCTGACATGTGTGCCacgattataaaaaaaaaatatatgcatTACTCATGCTTTGGTAACCTTAGATTATCCAAGTATTACATTTCTAGAGATTTTAATGTTATGCATAAGTTTCTCGGGGAAATATTTATTTGTTTTCCCTCTCAAAACAGAGAATAATTGTACTTGTGCAAATTTTTGTTTGCATTATTTTAATGAGTAATCACATGGGTACGTGTAAGGTTGTCTACGTTAACTTGGTTGACAAAACTAGCTCGTGCGTTTTACTAAATTATAAATAGCACGAGTTGGTCTAATTTGCTCACATCATATCCCCGTTATCGCTGTAATATAATAGATATGTTGTTACTTGTTAGAATAAATGATTTTGACCAAGTCGAATAATGCTTGAATAGTGTTGGACAAATAAGAAAATCTTTGGTGAGGGTTGCACGTATAATGCAAATTTGACTGCATGTCTGTTAATTTCAGATATTACACAGCCAAAAATTGTGATAGAATGAATAGAACTCTTCAATCTTAATCAGAAATATCAAATTGAAACattgaaaatgaaaaagaatCTTGATAGGAAGGACACTGAAAATGAAAAAGAATCTTCGCTGGGGACACTTCTACTTTAATGAGCAGGGCACAAATTTGAATTGATCGGGACTTCAAAGCGGATGCCAAACATCGAGTTGAAAAAATATATAACAAGTTTATTTGCTATTATTCTTTCTTTGAGCCGAGGACCTCTAGAAAACAACCTCCACCTTCTCAAGATAAGGGTAACATCTGCGTACATTCTAACCTCTCAAATTCCAACTCTGTGAAATTACACTGAATATGTTGTTTCTTTGTTATTCTTGAGAAAGGTTCATAGCCATTAAAAAATTCGTTTTTAATTCTTTTCCTCGCTAATCGACTCAAGTCTACGACTATGACTAAGCTATGACAAACAGATTTGATTTGTAGAAGCTTTTGTAATGTATTAACCAAAATTAAAGGATCTTCAATCTCAACTTTGTTATGACCAACAATAACATCATAGCAAAGTCAAATGCAAACAATACTAATAGCGCAATGAACTCATCCCTCTATTCTTCATTTAAATACCAAACTATCTTCCTAAGAGACAATCATAAAAAGGTTAAGTGTAAGCGCAATCATTTGTGGACAATCTGAAGGAATTACCCTTATtcgggttggtctttaattttacccCGATTTGagggtttttaatttttaagtgtAAGCGCAATCATTTGTGGACAATTTGAAGGAATTACCcttattcggggtggtctttaattttacccctcaaattgctggtctttaatttttaccatCACCTAGAAGTCTAGAACACCCTAAGATTCTGAATTCAAACCCAACTCAAGCATAAAAATTACCATCACCTAGAACACTGAGATTCTGAATCCAAACCCAACtcaagcataaaaataaaaataaaaaaatcacaaGACTTTTAAAAAAGTCGGTCGTATGCTGCTGCCTTAAGGCATAGCTAAAAATTCTAACGAATCAAGCAGAAATTACCCtataaggtaaacttttagtcaTACCAAGACAACCTATGCCTTAAGTCATAACTTAAGTAGTGCCGGATCCTGCATATGTTGCCTTATAAGACACTTTTAGTTATGTTAAGACAACCTATGCCAGATCCAACATAACTTTAGTCATGCCTTaaagcaacttttttttttggactgaacgagagttcgaacccagaaccttgagATTTTTTCGGCAACTTTTTTAaacaaagggcaaaaattaaagactagaaatttgagggacaaaaattaaagaccaccccaaagaaggacaatccgcgcaaaataATGATCATTTCTCTAGTTAACCTTTAAAACCCGTTAGACCAAAGAAAAATCTCAACATGACATAGGATCCCCAATGAACAAGGTTACTAACATAAAATAGGCAAATACTTGATATTTGGAACAAATGAAGCTCCACATCGGTCAGGTTTCTAATGTCATAAGCACCAAATGAAAGAAAGCTAAACAAAATTTGCATGCTCAATAGTTTCAACCAAAATAGTCTGATTCAAAACACCAAAATCTCAGCTAAAGTGGATTCTATCCTACACTTTGATGGCATACTTTCTCAAAGGGAAGTacatctccttcttcttctccctcTCTGTCTTCAACGACGCCTGTAGAGAGATAAATAATATAAGTCAACGCCATTCAGTTTGTTAATTTATTATTGTGGTTAGGTATCAGCGAAATTGCTACGAAAGAGAAGAAAACATAATGCAGGAGACATTGAATAAAACTGTAGCAACAGAGCATCATATCACAAACTCCTTACATTAACTGAGTGAGAAAATCAACCTCTGATAACCCGTTATCCGCAAACACTAAACTAATACTCCCCCGTCCGAATTCATTATCTAAAAAGAGAAGGTCTACCGTCCGAAAGGGTTGTTGGGATCAGGATACAATATCTTTCTATAGTAaaaaaatatttggaaaaaaGATGTTTTGAAAATAGTAGCAAAGAAAACTACTTGAGTCACCAAATAGAAAGCATCATTCTTTTAGGACATAGGATGCAGTATATAGAACCATGAGTAGCATATTGAATTGCGAAATTCAGACCCCACAAGCTCACCAATTCAAAGCACATAAACACCAGTTGAAGGCTAGCAAGGATACCTGGTGCTTAGTCAAACGTTTGCGGATGGCCCTAGTTTTCTTGGGACGCAGGTCAAGAGGCAGGTATTTCTTGTTCTTGTAAGCTTCCCTAAGAGCAGATTTTTGCTTTTGTGAAATGACAGTCAGAACCTGGGCAATAGATAGCCTTACCACCTTGCTGCATCCACACAATCACTAAGATAATCAGGGTCATAACAAAAGTATCAACAAAGTCATACAACACTCAAATTGATAATAGCCAATACACGTGCATTAGTCTTCTTGAAAATACACTTCCCACTAAATTTTTCTTGCATACCATGAGAATGATTACCAATGGCCACCTGGTCCTTCACTTCAAGTAGCTTAACTGGATTATACAGGTTTAGCAGAGAAAAATACTAAAATAATTCTTTGAAAAGTCCTTAGCTATTAGTACTTTATAAGAAAATGTAATTAGATATTAGTAATAACTTAATGAATTAGAAAATATAGAACAATATTATTAGCAAATAGTGGAAGAAGGTAAAACATTTTGTGAGAGATCCTAAACAGAACGAGTGCCATATCGGGTGCAATATAAGATAGTGATGTACATGGAGCTCATTTAAAACGGTAAGCTTAAGCAATCACAAAAATCACTTGCAACAAACACGACTCAAACAAAATCATACTAAATCCAAACAAATATTCTTATCAAGCATATAAAAAGAGAAAGACAGAATGCATACATTTTGGAGAGCTTGTTAGGAGCACCACCGGTGACCTTTGCGACACGAAGTAGGGCAAGCTCAGCCTTCAGATCCTTCAACTGAGCCAGTAGCTCAGTCTTCGTCTTGCTCCTCAGCTCATGAACCTTGATTCTCGCTGCATTTTTCACCAAACACAAAATAAGCCACCAAATCAACATCACAATTTCCATCTATTTATGTTCAGATTCATCATCAGGGACGGATCTATGTGTTGTTGAGGGTGTTCGGgtaccctcggcaaaaaattacagtgtatatacagggtaaattttctttgtttatgtgcatgtattaacttttgaacaccctcggcaaaaaattacagtgtatatttagcttcttcttttttttccgaacacccgCCACTGTTCATCATAGTGAACTATTTTTACACGTAAATCACAAAATTGGAGTAGCTTTAATTTATCAATCAACTATACCTCAATAGAAAATTACTACGATAGACAAAACGAATCAATCACATGTCGCTCTATTTAAGTTCAGATTCATGATAGTTAAACTAATTTTATACATAAATCACAAAATTTTAGTAAATCAATCACTCAACTACACCTCAATTACAAATTAACACGATAGACTAAATTAACACGTATACTACTTTAAAGTGCACAAATCACTAAGAATTGGACAAAACATTATCAAAAATGTTGAAAATGGATTCAAAATTAAGATTTTACATCCTCTATCAATTTCGTTCTATTTGAGTTTCAGATTCATCATAGTTTAATCTATTTTTACACGTAAATCACAAATTTGTACTAAATCAAAATCAATCAACCAATTATACCTCATTATATAAATTACGAGTATAAATCACTAAGAATTGAAGAAAACATTATACGAAAACAGTGAAAATGTATCCAAAATAATGATTTTAGAGTAATTTGAGTATACTTACccattgttgttggtggtggagGCTGCTAGGGAGTGTTTAATACTGAAACCCTAAACCTAGTTGGAATATGGAGTGAATTAGGGATATGTTTATATAGTGGGCTCTGTCTTTAAGTTCTCTATTGGGCTGGGTTCATTGATGTAGTAGTAGGCCCATGTAGTTCAATTTTTggggggtcatttgcacttttcacctattttgtgttggtcttttaATTTTCCATCCTCAAGacaaacttcttcttttttttttttttttttgtagggtttaaggtttatatttttgcatcataGTATCTAATACGTTATGCTCGATCACTTAAAGAATGTCTGTTCCACTAGGCATAAGTATGAATCTGAAGGACAAATTAAAGATCAGCCCATTTGAAGGTTAAACTAGGGCAATTTGCAagattgtccttcgctggggtgagcaaaaattaaagatcctCATGCAAAActtaaaaaccaccaatttgaagggaaaaattaaagaccaccccaaatgaaggataatccgagcaaaaaaaaaaaaaaaggttaaagcATGCAATTTCttcgggtcatttgcacttttgccgTTATTTTGtgttggcctttaatttttgtccctccaGGCAAATATTTTTTTTGCGGGGCATAAATTTATATATTCACATCATACTATCCTACAAGTTATGTCCCGTgctcttaaagaacttatgccccggTGGGCATAAGTTCGACTTTAAAAggcgaaaattaaagaccaatccatTTGAGGGATcgaaattaaagaccaacccatttgaaggacaaaccgtgcaatttcaaCATTTTTTCTAAATCTTAGGATCAGCCATATGGTCGAAGTGCATATATAGCTGATTTGAGGAGGGGAAGTGCACGGATAGCCAATTCTAGGATTTCCATTCAAGTTATACCATAGTGTTTGCTTCAAAATTAACTTTAGGTAAACACGATTAAAGCTGCAAAAAAATTGAGCTAAAGTTTAGTAGCAAACTTTCAATGTTTTTGTGTgatattataatattattgaaaAGGAAAAATATAGCATATGAACTTCAACCATACAAACCTCCGACATAAATTTATGAAGTTAAGCTTATCAAAGTCTAGTTATAATATCCAACTTAAGAGCCTATGTTTGCTTGTTTATAACAACTAGTGAATTcatccgcgcatcgcgcgggtcaTGAAAATATATTGTAAAATAACTATTAGTTGTATTTAAGAATTTTTAAATAgagaaaacatttatgaaatatttatatgttgtttgcaAACATTACTATTAGTTATTGTACAAAATAATATTTACTCTTAATTAGATGTAGAGATTTTGAAATTTAATAATggaaaatttatttattattacaaATAATAACATTTTAAATAATGGTAAATAGAGTTTTATGAGATTATGTACATCATCTCGACTTCCCATATTGTTTAAATAATGATCATAAAAAAGCATTTAGATATTTAAATTAAATCCTTTTGTAATTGTATTTTAGGCTTCTGCATATAGATACAAATAAGTGAGACCTCTCTCATTCAGttcatgtttatatgtatttcataaattaaaaaaaaatcataaaatgtGAGTACTATTAATATTACTCTTATTTAGATGGGATTTAatgacaaaaaaataattaggaaaaaataaatatattgtCTTTTGGAAGTGTCACTTTTAACCCTCCAAAATGAATCAAATTCATTGTAAAAATACTATTAATTTTACGTCTCTTTGATGTGCAATTTTCGATTCTTAAACTCTTATTTGTATTTTCAATTTTTCTAAGAGCATTTTTGTAGTCCAATTACGTTATTAAGTAAAAAAAATCTGGTAATTCCAAATTAGTTTTACGCTTTCCAATATGGATTCACTAACACTATTACAATTTTCTTAATTCTCTTTTAGCTTTAGTTGGACCTTTTCATTGAGCATGGTTGAGCACTCAAAATATGTActtagaaaatataaatatttttgctACTCATCAGGCTCCCTTCCTCAAGAAATCTTATAAAAAAGTAACAATAAACTCAAGATTGGAAAATgaacaaaaagaaaatgaaataagtTTTGCTAGAAAATGATTGCAATTTCAATAATTTATACATAAAATGAAAACAATAAAATTTTATCCCCGTAGAAACCATCACAACTTAACTACCATCTCCATTCTTCTGGAACACTTTTAATATATGATTACAAA
Encoded proteins:
- the LOC132640162 gene encoding large ribosomal subunit protein uL29, with translation MARIKVHELRSKTKTELLAQLKDLKAELALLRVAKVTGGAPNKLSKIKVVRLSIAQVLTVISQKQKSALREAYKNKKYLPLDLRPKKTRAIRKRLTKHQASLKTEREKKKEMYFPLRKYAIKV